In a genomic window of Periophthalmus magnuspinnatus isolate fPerMag1 chromosome 3, fPerMag1.2.pri, whole genome shotgun sequence:
- the slc17a6b gene encoding vesicular glutamate transporter 2.1 translates to MESVKSRAAAGVKEFAGKTLGHVYRAMEKKQNTGDVIELTEDGRPKEAAEKKPPIFDCTCFGAPRRYIIAMMSGLGFCISFGIRCNLGVAIVSMVNNSTIHQNGKIIVKEKAKFSWDPETVGMIHGSFFWGYIVTQIPGGYICSRLAANRVFGAAIFLTSTLNMFIPSAARVHYGCVIFVRILQGLVEGVTYPACHGIWSKWAPPLERSRLATISFCGSYAGAVIAMPLAGILVQYTGWSSVFYVYGCFGMFWYCFWIFVSYESPADHPSISDEERCYIEESIGESAKLMGPSEKFKTPWKKFFTSMPVYAIIVANFCRSWTFYLLLISQPAYFEEVFGFEISKVGVLSALPHLVMTIIVPIGGQLADHLRSKNILSTTTVRKMMNCGGFGMEATLLLVVGYSHSKGVAISFLVLAVGFSGFAISGFNVNHLDIAPRYASILMGISNGVGTLSGMVCPLIVGAMTKHKTREEWQYVFLIASLVHYGGVVFYGIFASGEKQPWADPEQTSEEKCGFIDEDELAEETGDITQNYGAFGGAAGKSYGATTQVNGGWQANWEKTEEYVQEGAQEGGYGYSRDKGYS, encoded by the exons ATGGAGTCAGTGAAGAGCAGAGCCGCCGCGGGGGTGAAGGAGTTTGCGGGGAAGACCCTGGGCCATGTTTACAG GGCCATGGAGAAGAAGCAGAACACTGGAGATGTGATCGAGCTGACAGAAGATGGCCGGCCTAAAGAGGCCGCGGAGAAGAAGCCTCCCATCTTTGACTGCACGTGCTTCGGGGCGCCCCGCCGCTACATCATCGCCATGATGAGCGGCCTGGGCTTCTGCATCTCCTTCGGTATCCGCTGTAATCTGGGCGTGGCCATCGTGAGCATGGTCAACAACAGCACCATCCATCAGAACGGAAAGATCATCGTCAAAGAG aAGGCCAAGTTCAGTTGGGATCCTGAGACCGTGGGGATGATCCACGGGTCTTTTTTTTGGGGCTACATCGTGACGCAGATCCCCGGAGGATACATCTGCTCCCGCCTGGCAGCGAACAG GGTTTTTGGTGCAGCCATTTTCTTAACATCAACCCTCAACATGTTCATCCCGTCTGCCGCTCGAGTCCATTACGGCTGTGTCATTTTTGTGCGAATATTACAAGGCCTGGTGGAG gGAGTGACTTACCCAGCGTGCCACGGCATCTGGAGTAAATGGGCTCCTCCGCTGGAGAGAAGTCGTCTCGCCACCATTTCTTTCTGTG GTTCTTATGCTGGAGCTGTGATCGCCATGCCGCTGGCTGGGATCCTGGTGCAGTATACAGGCTGGTCCTCAGTCTTCTATGTTTATG GATGCTTTGGCATGTTCTGGTATTGTTTCTGGATCTTTGTGTCTTATGAGAGCCCTGCTGACCATCCGTCTATTAGTGATGAGGAACGCTGCTACATAGAGGAGAGCATTGGAGAAAGTGCCAAGCTAATGGGGCCTTCTGAG AAATTCAAAACCCCATGGAAAAAGTTCTTCACCTCTATGCCCGTCTATGCAATCATTGTGGCCAACTTCTGTAGGAGCTGGACATTTTACCTGCTGCTTATCAGTCAGCCCGCGTACTTTGAGGAGGTCTTTGGGTTTGAGATTAGCAAG GTCGGTGTGCTTTCTGCGCTGCCACATTTGGTAATGACCATCATCGTGCCCATCGGCGGACAGTTGGCGGACCACCTGCGCAGCAAGAACATCCTGTCGACCACCACCGTCAGGAAAATGATGAACTGTGGAG GGTTTGGCATGGAGGCCACGCTGCTGCTGGTGGTCGGATATTCACACAGTAAAGGCGTGGCCATCTCTTTCCTGGTGCTGGCTGTCGGCTTCAGTGGATTTGCTATATCAG gTTTCAATGTGAATCACCTGGACATCGCTCCTCGTTACGCCAGTATCTTGATGGGGATCTCCAACGGCGTGGGGACGCTGTCGGGGATGGTGTGTCCGCTCATCGTCGGCGCTATGACAAAACACAAG ACCCGGGAGGAGTGGCAGTATGTGTTTCTCATAGCCTCCCTGGTGCATTACGGAGGGGTGGTGTTCTACGGGATCTTTGCCTCTGGAGAGAAGCAGCCGTGGGCCGACCCGGAGCAGACCAGCGAGGAGAAGTGCGGTTTCATCGATGAAGACGAGCTGGCGGAAGAGACCGGGGACATCACCCAGAACTACGGCGCCTTCGGGGGAGCCGCGGGCAAGTCGTACGGCGCGACCACGCAGGTGAACGGAGGCTGGCAGGCCAACTGGGAGAAGACGGAGGAGTACGTCCAAGAGGGAGCGCAGGAAGGAGGCTACGGCTACAGCCGGGACAAAGGATACTCCTAG